Proteins encoded together in one Impatiens glandulifera chromosome 1, dImpGla2.1, whole genome shotgun sequence window:
- the LOC124922742 gene encoding growth-regulating factor 8-like translates to MPFTVSQWQELERQRMIYKYMSSSTPVPNELLFSPLISDPPSSQSNTSGLELKFSRSTDPEPWRCRRTDGKKWRCSRDVTPDQKYCERHAHKNRPRSRKPVETLTHNSSSISRILSSTLPATGNVNVVTPSPQPSSNPVFQFPSSSSAFGQTHKRSTSDWLSSYGQQWQQFNEGDVDEVQDDHDRRMREMSQNWLSNDHNQYLSYISPNISANSNQMMTTRHFIDAWPSSSSKEKEDLVLNGEDNENVNSQLGIGILTQQSPWMDSHHQPGGPLGEALCPSNNNNSGTDTTNAGKISGQDGGLGFPF, encoded by the exons ATGCCTTTTACAGTCAGTCAATGGCAAGAACTTGAAAGACAGAGAATGATATACAAGTACATGTCATCATCTACCCCTGTTCCTAATGAACTTCTATTCTCTCCACTAATCTCAGATCCTCCCTCTTCCCAATCCAACA CATCCGGGTTGGAATTGAAGTTTTCGAGAAGCACTGATCCTGAGCCATGGCGGTGCAGAAGAACAGATGGGAAGAAATGGCGTTGCTCAAGAGATGTAACGCCTGATCAGAAATACTGTGAGCGTCATGCTCATAAGAACAGACCCCGTTCAAGAAAGCCTGTGGAAACTCTGACCCACAATTCCAGTTCCATTTCTCGCATTCTGTCGAGCACCTTACCTGCAACTGGAAATGTTAATGTTGTTACTCCATCTCCTCAGCCATCTTCCAATCCAGTCTTTCAAttcccatcttcttcttctgcatTTGGGCAAACCCATAAAAG GTCGACGAGTGACTGGTTGTCTAGCTATGGACAACAATGGCAGCAATTCAATGAAGGAGATGTTGATGAAGTACAAGATGATCATGATAGGAGAATGAGAGAAATGTCCCAGAATTGGCTGTCGAATGATCATAATCAGTATCTGTCTTATATATCTCCAAATATATCAGCAAATTCAAACCAGATGATGACGACTAGGCATTTTATTGATGCTTGGCCGTCTTCATCCTCTAAAGAGAAAGAGGATTTGGTATTAAATGGAGAAGATAATGAAAATGTGAATTCTCAATTGGGTATTGGTATTCTTACTCAACAATCTCCATGGATGGATTCTCATCACCAGCCTGGTGGTCCTTTGGGAGAGGCTTTATGTCctagcaacaacaacaactccGGCACGGACACCACCAACGCAGGTAAAATCTCCGGCCAAGATGGAGGCCTTGGCTTTCCATTTTAA